The following are from one region of the Marinomonas sp. CT5 genome:
- the nirB gene encoding nitrite reductase large subunit NirB, translating into MTSTVSFLTTKPHLIVVGNGMVGHHFVEQIIAQGGHETFQITVFGEESYLAYDRVHLSEYFTGKGAADLAMTDGTLYDEHGVRYFINSLVTEIDREAKQLILQNGESLAYDKLVLATGSYPFVPPIPGHKRDNTFVYRTLDDLDAIRACAKQVTRGTVVGGGLLGLEAANALKNLGLETSVVEFAPRLMPVQLDEQGGAVLKEMIEGLGVQVYTNTATTEIVDGETAFHRMNFADGSHLETDLILFSAGIRPQDALAHQSGLSVGERGGICVNNHCQTSDENIYAIGECALWNNRIFGLVAPGYAMAKSAAGHLMGDAGVTFTGADMSTKLKLLGCDVGSVGDAHAQSQGCKVFVYQDELSQSYRKMVVSEDGKKLLGAVLVGDNSYYDTLLQYYLNGIDLPTQAQALILPAMDGAPVGLGVDALPATASICSCHNVSKQDISDAVCNGALSVGDVKGITKAATGCGGCAALLKKVVDNELLALGVEVSTDICEHFAYTRQDLYNLVKVGEIKTFAELLKTHGKGHGCEICKPAVGSILASVWNDYVLKKEHISLQDTNDRFLANMQKDGTYSIVPRIPGGEITPERLIVLGEVAKEYGLYTKVTGGQRIDLFGATLSQLPQIWEKLIAAGFETGQAYGKSLRTVKSCVGSTWCRYGVNDSMKMAIDLENRYKGLRSPHKIKFAVSGCTRECAEAQSKDIGVIATEGGWNLYVCGNGGMKPRHGDLFAKDLDDETLVKYIDRVLMFYTKTADRLQRTSVWMEGLEGGLEYLKDVVINDKLGLCAELEASMQHVVDTFQCEWKTTLKDPEALKTFRQFVNYEGSDSNVVFVEERDQMRPATEFEKQQLIAKVG; encoded by the coding sequence ATGACGTCAACCGTGTCTTTTCTTACTACAAAACCTCATCTCATTGTCGTTGGCAATGGCATGGTCGGTCACCATTTTGTTGAGCAGATAATCGCTCAAGGTGGTCACGAAACCTTTCAAATTACCGTGTTCGGTGAAGAATCTTATTTAGCCTATGACCGAGTGCATCTTAGTGAGTATTTCACTGGAAAAGGTGCGGCTGACTTAGCGATGACGGATGGCACTTTATATGATGAACATGGCGTGCGTTATTTCATCAATAGTTTAGTGACCGAGATAGACCGTGAAGCGAAACAATTGATATTGCAAAATGGTGAATCTTTAGCTTATGACAAGCTTGTGCTAGCGACTGGGTCTTACCCTTTTGTACCGCCTATTCCTGGTCATAAGCGTGATAACACCTTTGTGTACCGTACTCTTGATGATTTGGATGCCATTCGAGCTTGCGCAAAACAAGTAACACGAGGAACGGTTGTCGGTGGTGGTTTGCTTGGATTAGAGGCAGCCAATGCGCTGAAAAACCTTGGTTTGGAAACCAGTGTGGTTGAGTTTGCGCCTCGTCTCATGCCAGTACAGCTGGATGAACAGGGCGGAGCTGTTCTAAAAGAGATGATAGAAGGTTTAGGGGTGCAAGTTTACACCAACACGGCAACTACAGAGATTGTCGATGGGGAGACGGCTTTTCACCGAATGAACTTTGCTGATGGATCTCATCTTGAAACAGATTTAATTTTGTTCTCTGCAGGTATTCGACCGCAAGATGCTTTGGCGCACCAATCAGGGTTGAGTGTTGGTGAGCGTGGCGGTATTTGCGTCAATAACCATTGCCAGACCAGTGACGAAAATATATACGCTATTGGTGAGTGTGCGCTTTGGAATAACCGTATTTTTGGCTTGGTAGCGCCGGGTTATGCCATGGCAAAATCGGCTGCAGGGCATCTGATGGGTGATGCGGGTGTGACCTTTACTGGCGCAGACATGAGTACAAAACTGAAACTCTTGGGCTGTGATGTTGGCTCTGTGGGTGATGCACATGCACAGTCTCAAGGTTGTAAAGTCTTTGTATATCAAGATGAATTGAGTCAAAGCTATCGCAAGATGGTGGTATCTGAAGATGGCAAAAAGCTGTTAGGGGCTGTGTTGGTTGGTGATAACAGTTACTACGACACCTTGTTGCAGTATTACCTCAATGGGATTGATCTTCCTACACAGGCGCAAGCTCTGATTTTGCCTGCAATGGATGGGGCTCCTGTTGGATTAGGGGTCGATGCCTTGCCAGCAACTGCATCGATTTGTAGTTGCCATAATGTTTCTAAGCAAGATATTAGTGATGCCGTGTGCAATGGTGCCTTGTCTGTGGGTGATGTAAAAGGTATCACCAAGGCTGCTACGGGTTGTGGTGGCTGTGCTGCGTTATTGAAAAAAGTCGTTGATAACGAATTATTAGCGTTGGGAGTTGAGGTCAGCACAGATATTTGTGAGCACTTTGCCTACACCCGCCAAGATTTATATAACTTAGTGAAAGTAGGTGAAATTAAAACTTTTGCTGAGTTATTGAAAACGCATGGTAAAGGTCATGGTTGTGAGATATGCAAACCGGCTGTGGGTTCTATTTTAGCCAGCGTTTGGAATGATTACGTACTGAAAAAAGAGCATATCAGTTTGCAAGACACAAATGATCGCTTTCTTGCCAATATGCAAAAAGACGGTACTTATTCCATCGTACCTCGTATTCCCGGTGGTGAAATTACCCCTGAAAGATTGATTGTATTGGGGGAAGTGGCAAAAGAATACGGTTTATATACCAAGGTAACAGGCGGTCAACGTATCGATTTATTTGGTGCAACCTTGTCACAATTGCCACAGATTTGGGAGAAGCTCATCGCGGCAGGGTTTGAAACCGGTCAAGCCTATGGCAAGTCTTTGCGTACGGTAAAGTCTTGCGTTGGTAGTACTTGGTGTCGTTACGGGGTGAATGACAGTATGAAAATGGCGATTGATTTAGAGAATCGTTATAAGGGACTGCGCTCACCTCACAAGATTAAGTTTGCTGTTTCTGGTTGTACACGCGAATGCGCTGAAGCTCAAAGTAAAGACATTGGGGTGATTGCGACCGAAGGCGGTTGGAACCTATATGTGTGTGGTAATGGTGGTATGAAGCCGCGTCACGGAGATCTTTTTGCGAAAGATTTGGATGACGAAACCTTGGTGAAATATATCGATCGAGTATTAATGTTTTACACCAAAACAGCTGATCGATTACAGCGTACCTCGGTTTGGATGGAAGGTTTAGAGGGTGGTTTAGAGTATCTAAAAGATGTGGTGATTAACGACAAGCTGGGATTATGCGCTGAGCTTGAAGCAAGTATGCAGCACGTAGTGGATACCTTCCAGTGTGAATGGAAAACCACTTTGAAGGATCCTGAAGCACTCAAAACTTTCCGTCAATTTGTTAACTATGAGGGAAGCGATAGCAATGTGGTGTTTGTTGAGGAGCGTGACCAAATGCGCCCTGCAACTGAGTTTGAAAAACAGCAATTAATTGCGAAGGTGGGCTAA
- a CDS encoding nitrate reductase — protein sequence MTATKKTAISGKTTCPYCGVGCGVNLTIPDSVNQDVPPVSGDLDHPANFGRLCVKGSSLAQTIKSDDRLLAPMLNGQAVSWESAIETVSSKISQIVKDHGPDAFAFYLSGQILTEDYYVANKLAKGFIGTANVDTNSRLCMASAVVGYKRAFGSDTVPCNYEDLELCDLLIMVGSNAAWTHPILFQRIASAKKQRPNMKVVVIDPRETATCDIADLHLAIKPGSDAAIFSFLLNDSAQAGILDEDFIVNHTNGFAETLSHAVESTPNLSFTADFCGIDEKALACLASWWREHSKTITFYSQGVNQSSSGVDKCNAIINCHLATGRIGKEGAGPFSITGQPNAMGGREVGGLANQLAAHMDFATPGALDLVQRFWQAPNMATENGLKAVDLFQAMEEGKVKVVWIMSTNPMVSLPDTAQVRRALEKCELVIVSDCKAHTDTTAMADVLLPATGWSEKDGTVTNSERRISRQRGMLPAPGQARHDWWAICEVAKRLGFASAFSYQNVHEIFAEHAALSAFENHGKRDFDIGYFSQITKAEYDAITPVQWPVPKGRPEGTKRMFADGRFFTPDGRARFVAITPCLPKNQSSQEWPFTLNTGRVRDQWHTMTRTGDAASLAKHTSQPYVEIHPKAAQRLGIEDKAVVRITSPHGEVLLKAKISHAVAPNSVFTPIHWTQQFANASVVSNLIPQVVDPLSGQPESKHAQVQLAAVSDACYGLIISAVPLALADCLYWCQVPSEHGYHYEVVWKNGQTQANLKAIDCHISESLTGQSDWIEYSNPITQQSRVAKLVDQKLVLLIYSHPKPESLSTEWLSSNLAINAPLSLQDRLALLVGSPANIEEKGDIVCSCFQVGTKQIEKAIAAGADSVDALGAKLKCGTNCGSCLPELKHFIPVVAELSV from the coding sequence ATGACGGCAACAAAGAAGACAGCCATTAGCGGAAAAACAACCTGTCCCTATTGTGGTGTTGGCTGTGGGGTTAACTTAACTATTCCGGACTCAGTCAATCAGGATGTTCCTCCTGTTTCTGGTGATCTAGATCATCCGGCAAATTTTGGTCGTTTATGTGTTAAAGGTAGTAGCCTTGCTCAGACGATTAAATCTGATGACCGTTTATTGGCTCCTATGCTTAATGGCCAAGCTGTGTCTTGGGAATCTGCGATAGAAACCGTTAGTTCAAAAATCTCCCAAATTGTAAAAGATCATGGGCCGGATGCTTTTGCTTTCTATCTTTCTGGGCAAATTCTCACGGAAGATTATTACGTTGCTAATAAATTGGCCAAAGGGTTTATTGGTACGGCGAATGTTGATACTAATTCGCGGCTCTGTATGGCCTCTGCCGTAGTGGGGTATAAGCGCGCCTTTGGTTCGGATACTGTACCTTGTAATTATGAAGATCTAGAACTCTGTGATTTATTAATCATGGTTGGGTCGAACGCCGCTTGGACTCATCCCATTTTATTTCAACGAATTGCTTCTGCGAAAAAGCAACGGCCTAACATGAAAGTTGTGGTGATTGATCCACGAGAAACTGCAACGTGTGACATTGCTGATTTGCATTTGGCGATTAAGCCTGGCAGTGATGCCGCCATATTCTCCTTTTTATTGAATGATTCAGCTCAAGCCGGCATTTTGGATGAGGATTTTATCGTTAATCATACGAATGGTTTCGCAGAAACTTTGAGCCATGCAGTAGAGTCAACTCCAAATCTGTCTTTTACCGCGGATTTTTGTGGAATCGATGAGAAAGCGCTTGCTTGCTTGGCAAGCTGGTGGCGAGAGCATTCAAAGACAATTACCTTTTATTCCCAAGGGGTTAATCAGTCTTCTTCGGGTGTTGATAAATGCAATGCCATTATCAATTGTCATCTGGCGACGGGGCGAATTGGTAAGGAGGGAGCGGGACCTTTTTCGATTACCGGTCAACCAAATGCTATGGGCGGGAGGGAAGTGGGTGGCTTGGCGAACCAGCTAGCGGCTCATATGGACTTCGCTACGCCAGGAGCGTTGGATCTGGTGCAGCGTTTTTGGCAAGCACCCAATATGGCAACAGAAAATGGCTTGAAAGCAGTCGACTTATTTCAAGCCATGGAAGAGGGGAAAGTCAAAGTGGTGTGGATTATGTCGACTAATCCTATGGTTAGCCTGCCAGACACTGCGCAGGTTCGTAGAGCGTTGGAGAAATGTGAGTTAGTCATTGTTAGTGATTGCAAAGCACATACAGACACAACCGCTATGGCTGATGTGCTACTTCCAGCGACTGGCTGGAGTGAAAAAGATGGAACGGTGACGAATTCAGAGCGGCGTATTTCACGTCAACGGGGAATGTTACCGGCTCCTGGGCAAGCGAGACATGACTGGTGGGCAATTTGCGAAGTGGCAAAACGCCTTGGATTTGCTTCGGCTTTTAGTTATCAGAATGTCCATGAAATCTTTGCTGAGCATGCGGCTTTATCGGCCTTTGAAAATCATGGTAAACGTGACTTTGATATTGGTTATTTTAGTCAAATAACCAAAGCTGAATACGATGCTATCACACCTGTACAGTGGCCAGTGCCTAAAGGTCGGCCAGAAGGCACCAAGCGAATGTTTGCTGATGGGCGTTTCTTTACTCCAGATGGACGAGCAAGATTTGTTGCTATCACACCTTGTTTACCCAAAAATCAAAGCTCTCAGGAGTGGCCTTTTACCTTAAATACAGGGCGTGTTCGTGATCAATGGCACACCATGACACGCACAGGTGATGCCGCCTCTCTTGCAAAACATACGTCACAACCTTATGTTGAAATTCATCCAAAAGCTGCCCAGCGCCTAGGAATAGAAGATAAAGCTGTAGTACGCATCACTTCGCCCCATGGAGAAGTCCTGTTAAAAGCCAAAATAAGTCACGCCGTTGCGCCAAATAGTGTTTTTACGCCAATTCACTGGACACAGCAATTTGCTAACGCATCGGTCGTTTCGAACTTAATTCCTCAGGTGGTCGATCCGTTATCAGGTCAGCCAGAATCTAAACATGCTCAGGTGCAGCTGGCAGCGGTTAGTGATGCTTGTTACGGCTTAATTATTTCAGCCGTACCACTTGCCTTAGCTGATTGTCTATATTGGTGCCAAGTGCCGTCAGAGCATGGTTATCATTATGAAGTAGTTTGGAAAAATGGACAGACTCAGGCCAATTTGAAGGCTATTGATTGTCATATCAGTGAAAGCCTTACTGGACAGAGTGATTGGATAGAGTATTCCAACCCGATTACTCAACAAAGTCGAGTGGCGAAACTGGTGGATCAAAAGCTTGTTTTGTTAATTTATTCTCATCCCAAGCCAGAGTCTCTTTCTACTGAATGGCTGAGCTCTAATTTGGCGATTAATGCGCCGTTATCATTGCAAGATCGTTTAGCTCTTTTGGTTGGTTCTCCTGCGAATATTGAAGAGAAAGGTGACATAGTTTGCTCGTGTTTTCAGGTAGGTACGAAGCAGATAGAAAAAGCCATTGCTGCGGGAGCTGATTCTGTTGATGCGTTGGGAGCCAAACTTAAATGCGGTACGAATTGTGGCTCATGCCTTCCTGAATTAAAGCACTTTATCCCTGTAGTGGCGGAGTTATCAGTATGA
- the purN gene encoding phosphoribosylglycinamide formyltransferase, with translation MSFPIVVLISGSGSNLQALIDQSLQGQLNVRICAVISNKADAYGLERAKLADIPTHTVDHKLFSSREEFDAELQTIIDQYEPKLVVLAGFMRILTETFAKHYEGRMLNIHPSLLPKYKGLNTHQRAIGAGEKEHGVSVHFVSPELDAGSVILQASTEIAPDDTAESLAKKVHSLEHIIYPLAVKWFSEERLTFQKGIALFDEKALPENGILYNQALL, from the coding sequence ATGAGTTTTCCAATCGTTGTCTTAATTTCTGGCAGCGGCAGCAACTTGCAAGCTTTGATTGATCAAAGCTTGCAAGGGCAACTCAATGTCAGAATCTGCGCCGTAATCAGCAATAAAGCAGATGCTTATGGCTTAGAGCGAGCTAAATTAGCAGATATACCTACACACACGGTAGATCATAAACTGTTTAGCAGCCGAGAAGAATTTGACGCCGAGCTGCAAACAATCATTGATCAATATGAACCGAAGCTGGTTGTTCTCGCAGGCTTTATGCGTATTCTAACTGAAACTTTTGCGAAACATTATGAAGGTAGAATGTTAAATATTCACCCATCATTACTGCCTAAGTACAAAGGATTAAATACACATCAACGAGCGATTGGTGCCGGTGAAAAAGAACATGGTGTATCAGTGCATTTTGTTAGCCCTGAACTGGATGCAGGTTCTGTTATCCTTCAAGCTAGTACCGAAATCGCGCCAGATGATACAGCAGAGTCCTTGGCTAAAAAAGTTCACTCTTTGGAGCATATTATTTATCCACTGGCGGTAAAATGGTTTAGTGAGGAACGATTAACATTCCAAAAAGGAATTGCTTTATTTGATGAGAAAGCCCTACCTGAAAACGGCATTCTATATAATCAAGCTCTATTATGA
- a CDS encoding DUF3108 domain-containing protein, translating to MVARKIQMCLMVIVMSLPILSLSATPQQEDFLKPYSAVYSTVWKKGISLKVEGKQTLTKQSDDLWKFVFSADSLIASLDESSVFRVKDHQIIPSKYEYRSSALGNKRRATLTFDWENNRVRNDIKDKPWNMTIPPKTLDKLSIQLQVREDLKQGKSIFDYQIADGGHIKNWRFKREKMETIDTKLGRISGIKVIRTDNLEDGKKTSFWFAPKFDYLLVKLEHKEDGESYHLDIDSMSQP from the coding sequence ATGGTAGCTCGTAAGATCCAAATGTGCTTAATGGTTATTGTAATGAGTCTTCCCATACTTTCTCTTTCAGCAACCCCACAGCAAGAAGACTTTTTAAAACCTTATTCAGCGGTTTACAGTACTGTTTGGAAAAAAGGCATAAGCTTAAAAGTAGAAGGCAAACAAACCCTTACCAAACAGTCCGATGATTTATGGAAATTTGTCTTCTCAGCGGACAGTCTCATTGCATCTCTTGATGAATCCTCAGTCTTTAGAGTTAAAGACCATCAAATCATTCCCTCTAAATACGAATATAGAAGCTCAGCTTTAGGCAATAAAAGAAGGGCAACATTAACTTTCGACTGGGAAAATAACCGTGTCCGCAATGACATAAAAGACAAACCTTGGAACATGACAATTCCTCCTAAAACCCTTGATAAATTGTCTATCCAACTACAAGTGAGAGAGGATCTAAAACAAGGGAAAAGTATCTTTGATTATCAAATTGCTGATGGTGGACATATAAAAAACTGGCGTTTTAAGCGCGAAAAAATGGAAACCATAGATACAAAGTTAGGAAGGATTTCTGGCATTAAAGTAATTCGTACAGATAACCTAGAAGATGGCAAAAAAACCTCTTTTTGGTTTGCTCCGAAATTTGATTATCTTTTAGTCAAGTTAGAGCATAAAGAAGATGGTGAATCTTATCATCTTGATATTGATTCGATGAGTCAGCCTTAA
- the nirD gene encoding nitrite reductase small subunit NirD — protein sequence MTMPWKLICKQEDLIEGAGVAAMLNGEQVAVFYVPESDNKIFAIGNWDPIGKANVLSRGLVAHLQDQWVVASPLYKQHYELSSGQCLEEDIKVPHWQAKLEGGEVFIATHS from the coding sequence ATGACGATGCCATGGAAATTAATTTGTAAACAAGAAGATTTAATTGAAGGGGCTGGTGTTGCAGCCATGTTGAATGGCGAGCAGGTGGCGGTTTTCTACGTGCCTGAGTCGGACAATAAAATCTTTGCGATTGGTAATTGGGACCCAATTGGCAAGGCAAATGTCTTGTCTCGGGGGCTAGTTGCTCACCTTCAAGATCAGTGGGTGGTGGCTAGTCCATTGTATAAACAGCATTATGAGCTGAGCTCAGGCCAATGTCTTGAAGAGGATATCAAGGTGCCTCATTGGCAAGCAAAGTTAGAAGGGGGAGAGGTGTTCATCGCAACACACTCATAA
- the purM gene encoding phosphoribosylformylglycinamidine cyclo-ligase, whose protein sequence is MTKSDKPSISYKDAGVDINAGNQLVERIKGVSKKTRRPEVMGGLGGFGALTRLPTKYKNPVLVSGTDGVGTKLRLAMDLNQHDTIGIDLVAMCVNDLVVAGAEPLLFLDYYATGKLDVDIAANVVTGIGEGCLQAGCALVGGETAEMPGMYHDGDYDLAGFCVGVVEEGSIIDGTKVKAGDKLIALGSSGPHSNGYSLIRKILEVSKADLNQEIDGTPLKDALMEPTRIYVKSILKLMESISVNALAHITGGGLLENIPRVLPEDAAARIDAASWKRPAVFDWLQEQGNVEQEEMYRVLNCGVGMILSIDAEKADEALAILKAEGENAWIIGDVCPRNGGKEVLISDLEIQA, encoded by the coding sequence GTAAGCAAAAAAACCCGCCGTCCAGAAGTAATGGGAGGACTTGGTGGATTTGGTGCCTTAACTCGCCTTCCAACAAAATACAAAAATCCAGTTCTTGTTTCAGGAACAGATGGCGTTGGCACAAAACTACGCCTAGCAATGGACTTGAATCAACATGACACTATTGGCATCGACCTTGTAGCAATGTGTGTCAATGATTTAGTCGTCGCTGGCGCAGAACCACTGTTATTTTTAGATTACTATGCAACAGGCAAGTTAGATGTTGATATCGCTGCGAATGTTGTTACAGGTATTGGTGAAGGCTGTCTGCAGGCTGGTTGTGCACTAGTAGGTGGAGAAACGGCTGAAATGCCAGGTATGTACCATGACGGCGACTACGATTTGGCTGGTTTTTGTGTTGGTGTAGTAGAAGAAGGAAGCATCATTGACGGAACTAAGGTAAAAGCTGGCGATAAACTTATTGCTCTAGGCTCATCTGGTCCACATTCAAACGGCTACTCTCTTATTCGTAAAATACTGGAAGTAAGCAAAGCCGATCTTAACCAAGAGATCGACGGCACACCTTTAAAAGATGCGTTAATGGAACCCACTCGCATCTACGTTAAATCCATTCTCAAATTAATGGAATCCATATCGGTTAACGCACTGGCTCATATCACTGGCGGTGGCTTACTAGAAAATATCCCACGTGTTCTGCCTGAAGATGCGGCAGCTCGTATTGATGCCGCAAGTTGGAAACGCCCTGCTGTGTTTGATTGGTTACAAGAACAAGGAAATGTTGAGCAAGAAGAGATGTACCGTGTTCTAAACTGTGGGGTCGGCATGATACTTTCTATCGATGCCGAGAAAGCAGATGAAGCGCTTGCAATCCTAAAAGCCGAAGGTGAAAACGCTTGGATCATTGGTGATGTTTGTCCACGCAATGGTGGCAAAGAAGTTTTAATCTCTGATCTAGAGATACAGGCATGA
- a CDS encoding molybdenum cofactor guanylyltransferase, whose amino-acid sequence MVFTSLSGAVLAGGKAERMSRQDKGLLFFQNEPMALSVGKALQHVADSVFINANRNTEQYALLGYDVIKDDPEYQGKGPLSGLFTCLAYAKTSHLLVSPCDTPRISGEAFVQLKEASLLLPDKIYYLSGASGAHPLHAILPVDTALAALKGFLEEGQRYSVLGFYDAFGCQPIVWENSAELLNVNSPNELL is encoded by the coding sequence ATGGTGTTTACCTCTTTATCTGGCGCTGTGTTAGCGGGTGGAAAAGCAGAGCGAATGTCGCGCCAAGATAAAGGCTTATTATTTTTTCAAAATGAGCCTATGGCTTTATCTGTTGGGAAAGCGTTGCAACACGTAGCGGATAGCGTGTTTATTAATGCGAATAGAAATACAGAGCAGTATGCGCTATTAGGCTATGACGTCATTAAAGATGATCCCGAATATCAAGGTAAAGGGCCTTTGTCTGGCTTATTCACTTGCTTGGCCTATGCAAAAACATCGCATTTATTAGTTTCACCTTGCGATACACCTCGTATTAGCGGTGAGGCTTTTGTACAGCTGAAAGAGGCGAGCTTATTGTTACCCGACAAAATCTATTATTTAAGTGGGGCTTCGGGAGCGCATCCTTTGCACGCTATTTTGCCTGTTGACACTGCGCTTGCTGCTCTTAAGGGGTTTTTAGAAGAAGGGCAGCGTTACAGTGTATTAGGTTTTTATGATGCGTTTGGCTGTCAGCCTATTGTTTGGGAAAATAGCGCAGAGTTACTCAATGTTAATTCGCCCAATGAGCTGCTTTAA
- a CDS encoding glycosyl transferase family protein, whose product MREKIAANDFTQYVQILGRGKKGARSLTTEEAEHAMSLMLSGQVAPEQSGAFWMLIRIREETVEETVGFTKATRAYLAKQKSLGTKVDLDWPAYAGKRNELPWFLLAALALANTGVKIVMHGHTFDGENRIYVEQSIQQLGLAISHSREDITRELESRNFAYIPLAQIDKSLGHMMDLKYVLGLRSPVNTVVRMMNPFFASHSVHGVFHRGYDELHLSACELLGDASVLVFRGGNGEAEVNPERDVTLGKWQNGVASWSDWPKAEKEHKRLKDNLDLSRLTDHWRGAQLDQFGDQAVRQTIASVAGLLYGETSHEGCLALADEIWSKRDKGFFDNLI is encoded by the coding sequence ATGAGAGAAAAAATAGCAGCCAATGATTTTACCCAGTATGTGCAAATCTTGGGACGTGGGAAAAAGGGAGCCCGTAGTTTAACGACAGAAGAAGCTGAGCATGCCATGAGCTTGATGCTGTCTGGTCAGGTTGCTCCAGAGCAATCTGGGGCCTTTTGGATGTTAATTCGCATCCGTGAAGAGACGGTAGAAGAAACTGTTGGTTTTACCAAAGCCACCAGAGCCTATTTGGCCAAACAAAAGTCCTTGGGTACCAAAGTAGATTTGGATTGGCCTGCTTACGCTGGTAAGCGGAATGAGCTGCCTTGGTTTTTATTGGCCGCTCTCGCGTTAGCCAATACGGGTGTGAAAATTGTTATGCATGGCCATACATTTGACGGTGAAAATCGCATTTATGTTGAGCAAAGCATTCAACAACTTGGCTTAGCAATTAGTCATTCGAGGGAAGATATAACGCGGGAGCTTGAGAGTAGAAACTTCGCTTACATTCCTCTTGCCCAAATAGATAAGTCTTTAGGGCATATGATGGATTTAAAGTATGTTTTAGGATTACGTTCCCCTGTAAACACCGTGGTGCGTATGATGAATCCATTTTTTGCTAGTCACAGTGTTCATGGGGTTTTTCACCGCGGCTATGATGAGCTGCATCTCTCCGCCTGTGAGTTACTTGGGGATGCTTCTGTATTGGTGTTTCGTGGTGGTAACGGTGAAGCGGAAGTGAACCCAGAGCGGGATGTGACGCTAGGTAAATGGCAGAATGGTGTGGCAAGTTGGTCGGATTGGCCAAAAGCGGAAAAAGAGCATAAGCGTTTAAAAGATAATTTAGATCTATCTCGCTTAACTGATCATTGGCGAGGGGCTCAGCTTGATCAATTCGGAGACCAAGCAGTGAGACAAACCATTGCGTCGGTGGCCGGACTTCTTTATGGTGAAACATCACATGAAGGATGCCTTGCTTTGGCTGATGAGATCTGGTCTAAGCGCGATAAAGGCTTTTTTGATAACCTTATTTAA